The genomic region ATTCggtttctttcctcctcttaGGGCATCTCAGGTGCCCTGTTTCAAAATTTGGTTCATTGCACACCTGCTTTATGTGGAGCCCTGTATCATCATCAGTTAATTTAAATATCTGTGCTGCCTTTTCTCATTCTTGGTGCTCTTCACATTGTCAGTGCCTCTTTAGAATGTAGTTTGACTTTGATTTCAGACATGAGAAGTTTCAGCCagatttcctttccatttcatttgatttatatcTCTTTCATAGActttgaaatatctttatttttctgtcattttagcTGACCCACTCATCATAGCTTACTTAGTTGAACacttttcttgacttttctcttAGATTAGCTTGACTCTGATTTAAACTTCTTTTCTCtgaatggcattttttaaaatagcatctgGTATGGTATCAAaaagtaagtactcagtaaattttagctgaattgaattgaatttttgAGTCCCCAGATTCCCACAGTGATACTTGTAGtttttttactctctctctccttcacaaaGAGTATTTGCAAGTGTCCAGTCTAAATGTTATATTGGTATCCTTTCTTCTTTGTGCCTTAGGTTGACAAGATCCTCAAAGTGATTCCCCGAGATCGgaaaacatttctcttttctgccaCCATgaccaagaaggtgaaattttCTAGGACTTacgtttttttctttattaagtgataaattaaaacaatagcaataataaaaatagagcatTTAAGAATCAGTGTACTACTCCAAGGTTTCTTTCTGTAGGTGCAAAAACTTCAGCGAGCAGCACTGAAGAATCCTGTGAAATGCGCTGTTTCCTCCAAATACCAGACAGTTGAGAAATTACAgcaatattatctttttattcccTCTAAATTCAAGGTAAAGTGTTTACTTTGATcattcctgcctctccctctccttcctaaGCAAAGCACCTGAAAGTGTGTCCACTTTTGATTAGCTAAGAGCTGTGCTCCTGTTCGTTTTAGAGTGCTTACTGTGCTTATATTTATCACTGATAAAGTCAAACATTCTGGGAATTCATAGCATGCTAAACCACAGTAATGATGTAATTACTTTCCAGCCCCATTCTTGAAGTAGCTTTTCTTTTGTCTACTAAttatgtggtttcttttttataGGCAGGGACCCTAGTTTTGTGCTTTGATGTAGGAACTTTTCCTGGTTGCTCACTACAAGGAGTTGTGTTTGACTTTAGGCTGTATGTGAGATTCATCGTTCACAGACATGATAATGCTGCTTTCAGGAATGCAAAACTGGCAGCTGGAGTCTGGAAAATTGAGAAGCAACTATATATAGGCTTAGTCTTTTACATAATTTCTATGCCCAGGACTCCAGTCTTTTCTTCTAGGTTCATTTACTTACATTGTTTTGGGTTTGTAACTTAGGATACCTACCTGGTTTATATTCTAAATGAATTGGCTGGAAACTCCTTTATGATATTCTGCAGCACCTGTAACAATACTCAGAGAACAGCTTTGCTACTCCGAAATCTTGGATTCACTGCCATCCCCCTCCATGGACAGATGAGTCAGGTAAAGATTCTTTGGTGGCATTAGTAGTGAGCTGGTGGCATGAGAAGGGTAAACTTTGTAACAGTAGATCCATACAAAAAGAACATGAGACATTAATGTATCTTCCCAGAATTATTCAGATTATATGGGCTTTAAAGTGTTGCTCTGGatgcctccttccttccatgaTAGCGAGAGGCTCAAATTGGAATATTCCATAGTTATTTATCTGGTATGGAAGCTCTTGAGTTGATTTATTCAGCCCTATAGTGGTAATAGTGATTCTTTGGTctcaaaagatttttaataaattatttttcaactctCTGTCATGTTAAATCATCCTTATTTCATGTTAGTATTTTCTAGCCttagtcttaaatattttttgtgttgCTTCCATGTTTCCTTTTGACCTGTGAAGTCCAGTCTGGATTTAGGGGGAAATATCCTTTTGAAAATTTCTGTCTCTGTTCTTAATTTAGTGTGTCTATCAAGATAGATACTAAATTCTAAGATTCCTTAGCTTTCcaagattaaaattttttccatttcttttcatcatCTCAGAGCAAACGCCTAGGATCCCTTAATAAATTTAAGGCAAAGGCTCGTTCTATTCTTCTAGCAACTGATGTTGCAAGCCGAGGTTTGGACATACCTCATGTGGATGTAGTTGTTAACTTTGACATTCCTACCCATTCCAAGGTGAGTCCTGTTGCTGACCTGACTTTCTAGTCCCaaagtatatttctttctttttttaaaattgaggtataattgacatataacattagtttgAGTTGTACCACGTAATGATATGGTATTTGcatatatcatgaaatgattgccacaagtctagttaacatctgtcaacATACATGGTtacggatttttttttccttgggatgagaacttttaaacTGTACTCTCTTAGCAGCATTCAGATGtgtgatacagtattattattattaacagtattattattaactgtagtcgcCAAGCTGTACGTTACAGCCCCATGACTGACTGATTTTGTAACTCGAAGTTTGTGCTTTTTGACCCCTTTCACCCAGTTTATCCACAACCCCCATTATTCCCGCCTTTGGCAGCCACCAGATCTGTCCTCTGTATCATGAGctcagtttgttgttgttgttgttttctttttagattgcacatacaAGTTagctcatacagtatttgtctttctcggacttatttcacttagcataatgtccttaaagTCAATGtctgttgttgcagatggcaagattcaattcttttttatggctgaataatattccattgtatccaaagtgtatttctttctttctttctttcttttttttttttttttaaagatttttatttatttgacagagagagacacagcgagagagggaacacaagcaggggagtgggagagggagaaggagcttcccgctgagcggggagccgatgcggggcttgatcccaggaccctgggaccatgacctgagccaaaggcagtcgcttaacgactgagccacccatgtgcccctctttcttttttttttttaaagatttatttatttatttatttgagagagagtgagttgagtggtgggaggagcagagggagagggagaagcagacttcccccgctgagcagggagcctggcgtgaggctcgatccctgtactctgggattatgacctgagccgaaggcagacacttaaccaactgagccacccaggcgcccccaaagtgtatttctttttttttttttaagattttatttatttatttgagagagagaatgagatagagagagagcatgagaggggggagggtcagagggagaagcagactccccgctgagcagggagcccgatgcgggactcgatcccgggactccaggatcatgacctgagccgaaggcagtcgcttaaccaactgagccacccaggcgtccccaaagtGTATTTCTTAATGGAATGTTTTCTGTCCCTCCTTAGTTgcaatgtcattttatttatttatttattttgtcctcaGTTAAGTATCAAAAACTGGGAAAGCTcttgatttattcattctctttatCTTGCATGTGCTTGAAGATGTGATATTAATAAACGTGAAAGAAAGTAGCCAAAGAGAGGTATTGGGTGCTTACAGCCAGAGGGGTAGGTGCAGCATATGCTGATCTTTGTCAGTCTCATTTCTTCGGAATGGTAAGCTTGTAGTTCTTAGCGTATCTCAGGGTTTCTCACCTTTGGCACCATTAACGTTTTGGGTGAGCAGATTCTTGCTGTGGAGCTGTCCTttgcattgtaggatgcttagctGCATTCCTGGCCTCTACACACAGGTGACATTGTGACAACCAGATATGTTTTTTGACATTTCCAAATATTCCCTGGCGAGGACAGAATTGCCCCCAAAACAACTAATATCTATTGGCTTTGTGTTTAACTGCTGTCTCATTTGATTTTGACAATGACTCTGAGTTTGGGCATGCATTTCTATCCTGTTTTATAGAGAGAAGCCAATTCAGAGAGACTGTGTGACTTGGAGACAGTGGTGTAGCTGGTAGGTGGTAAGACCAGAACCATATCTAGGTCTGCCTCTAGATCCAGTGCTGTTTTCCTCTAGACCATGTGGATATGCtttagatttctctttctgtaaaagaaaagaaaaaagagtcaatTTAGTGCTGCAAGgagaataaaaaagaggaaatagggGCACCccggtggctcaatgggttaagcatctgccttccgcatgggtcatgatcccagagtcctgggatcgagccccatgttgggctcgctgctcagcggggagcctgcttctccttccccctgctcatggcttgctctctctctctcaaataaataataaataaaatcttaaaaaaaaaaaaaaaaggaagtagattTATCTCAATCTATTGCCCAATCCATTTTTCCATGTTTCAGCACAAGTCTATTTTCTTTCAGAGATTTGCGGTAAAACTCTACGTTCAtagttttttgtttatattttatgtaactcACATTTACACTTTTTGTTTCAGGATTATATCCATCGAGTAGGTCGAACTGCTCGAGCTGGGCGTTCGGGAAAGGCTATCACCTTTGTCACACAGTGAGTGAATTGACTTCAGGGCAGAACAatggagagaaaagagcagagctTTGGAGCCGACTGACTCGGCGCCTGACTTTGCCATTTGCTCTAATCGTCCCTTAAGCTCCCTCATGCTGttttcatcatttgtaaaatggaaataatacctaCCTGGCAGGGTCTTAATGAAGGCTGGTGATGCACGTGTAGAAGATCTAGTGTGGTGTTTGGCACACAGAAGCACACAGAGAAACCCCTGCTGTTTTTTTTCAGCTGCTGAAGCTGGAGCGCAGTGACCTTTCCCTCAACTCAAAGtattagaataattattttggttttgtttctaaaagGAACAAATTTTTATGTAGCCAGGGTTTTTCTGGGAGTCAAGAATACGTTGGCCAGTTTCCAGGGGACTGTACAGAAGGTGGCAGTAAGCAGTGTTCTGAAGAGGAACAGTGGGTTTGTAGTGTTTAGAACTGGCCTTTGTTGTATCATATCACATGATGTATACTGTTGGAATGGACAGACATTTGCATTGTCAGCCAACCAAAGCCATGCCGATTTTCCTTCCTCAGGTATGATGTGGAACTCTTCCAGCGCATAGAACACTTAATTGGGAAGAAATTGCCTGTGTTTCCAACACAGGATGATGAGGTTATGATGCTGGCAGAACGTGTGACCGAAGCCCAGAGATTTGCTCGCATGGTATGCAACTTATTTTCTCACCAACTTAAATGCAAACAGTGTTAGCTGTGTGCTAGACGCTGTTGTATGAATCCTCCTAACAAACCACGGAACTCAGTATTATTTTAATCCAGTTTTAAGATGAGCATACTAAGGTATAGAGATGGTAGGTAATTTGAATAGGGGTTTGGGCTCAGTATGACCACAGTGACCACATGCTCAGCCTCTCTTCCGTGTTTCACGTGTAGCAAGAAAACCTTTGGATTTGAGATCAGAAGACCCAGCTGTGAATAGGACATTGTGGGTTTGGACAGTGCATCTAACCTCTCAGAATCAGTTCCTCACCTGAAAAATTGGGAATAATAATTACCTTGATACTGTACAAGGGTTTTTTTTGGCACCAGATAAGCTAACGTGAGCTGCATAGTTACTAATAGTAAGTAGCAGTAATAATAGTGGTGGGGATGTACGGGAAGATTCTAAAGGAGAATCCTAGCAAGTGCTGTCTGCTCCCTATAGTTCTAGTTTGAGAGATAAGGCAACTGAGTAGCCGATGTGtggacttgtttttgttttcctgctcaCATGGAATTCTTTGGTATTTTGgtttataaaagtattatatgtACATtggaaaaaatttcagaaaatacagaaaagattaaaataaaatagcaaaggaaacatAAGCCATCCTGCACAGAGAACATTTGGCAATTGATAACATTTggctaattttccttttttagccATACTTAGATTTTTATCTGATTGTATATGattaacatttttctgttttaacaaATAGAGAGCCATGTGATCACTTCTTAATGGCTACAGAGAATTCCATTATGAATATATAACACGACTTTTATTGGTGCATGTTTATGCTTTTTCACATGTTTTGTACTTTAAGTGGTACCATGTTGGACATCCTAATATGTATAGCTTTGCATACTTGCTTCTTTTGAATAAGTTCTTAGAAGTAGAATTAATTGTTGGGCCGAATTAATTGTTGGGCATTCATAGAGAATGCCAGAtttcccgcccctcccccctgaaAAGCTGTAGCAGTTTAAACTGTCAGTGACAGTACATGTGGATGTCCCCACACCTTGACCAATAAGAGGTATTACCATTCTCTTAAATCTTTGCTGCCATGTGAAAATAATagcttattgttttaattttcatgtaaaCATTTTTGTGTATTGGGATTTTGGTCTTATCCCTTTGCGAATGTGAGGTGTTAGGGAGTTACTTAGTGTTTGATTTTAGGGAGAGGAGACCAGGATGTGTTACCCTCTGTGACAGTAACTTTCACtcccatcctttctcttttcttgcagGAGTTAAGGGAGCACGGGGAAAAGAAGAAACGTACGCGGGAGGACGCTGGGGACAACGATGACACGGAGGGTGCTATGGGTGTCAGGAACAAGGTGGCtggaggaaaaatgaagaaacggAAAGGCCGTTAATTTCTCTTACAAAGACTTGACTTCAGCCTTCTGTTCCATAAAAGGGGATTGTAGGAAAGAATGAAACCTCCTCCGGCGGAGTTCCTCAGACCGGAATCTGTCAGAATCGTGTCCAGAACCTCCTCTCAGTACTCGTTCCCCTTCTGTAGAGCACCATGACTGCAGACTGGCTTTTCCAGCGCTGAGGTCAGCTTTGGGTCCTTGGAAACGACCTGAGTAGGATGTGCTCTTCTTTCACTTCACATAGACCTTTTGCTCTTTCAGCTGAAAGTCAAGGACTAGGTTGATGAAACGCTGGACCTGTTATTGTAAAGGGAAGCTCCTAcgtctgtaaaatggtgatactTTAAGCAAGCTCAGCTTGTGCTTCATTAGACCTAATGtggaataataaatttaaatattatttttaaaagattcagaCTCCTTGAAGACCTTTATAGGTTGAGGGACTTCAGAGATTTAAGTAAGATCTTGCTAATAGGTAAGAAACTGGGAGTGGCAGTTATGTGGCAGATTCATTGCTCATCCTTAATTAAGATAAAcattatttatgatttaaaaaaatccacaaagggggcgcctgggtggctcagttggttgagcacctgccttcggctcaggtcatgatcatggagtcCCAGATTGaatcccgcatcgagctccctgcttagcagggagtctgcttctccctctgatcctcccccctctcgtgtgctctctctctcattctctctcaaataaataaataaaatctttaaaaaaaaaagatccacaaaGGAACAAGATGATGGATGGCTTTGAAAGGGAAATCCTGCTTAAAAGGAGGTTGTGTTTTTTTTGGTGATGGACCAAAGTCCGTAAGTAAGACTGCAGATTCTGTTAGATCACTAAATGGCTTCTTGGATTAAACACTTGGATAGGAAGCAGTCTTCCTATGGTTTCTTATATAGACTCTTATCCCCACATAACTAGAGTTAAGATCAAGAAGCAGCAAAAATAAGGGTAATTCCAAGACCCAATTTCACCCCCTTGTCATCGATGCTCATTCGCTAATACCCTTTCTTTTGTCTCCATCTACTGGGTGATGTAACTCAGGAGAAGTAAATCTGGGCCATCAGCTCCTGGAGAGAAAATAGACCGTGGCTCTTTAGGGACTGGGTGGGATAGGGGAGAGTTGATAGAATGCAGAAACAACTGTGAGCTTCACGGTTGTGAACAGTCTTGTGCTCTTTTAACTCAGAAGATGCCTAATCATTTTTGTCAAATGTAACAATTTTATTAGAAGAGGATGTGTCTGGACTGGCAGAACCAGGGTGAAGAGGTTCCAGTGATTTAAGATTGAGAATGAGTTTTGGCAGAAGAGAaactttccatatatattttcatgaaaagTACGTGTTTCAATGATTGTGTTTCTTAGAGTCAAAGTGGTGAGAAGTGAAAAGTAGACGTCAGTAAAATTCTCTGTGGTAGTCAGGTGTGGACTGTTGATTGCAGGAAGATCTTTATAAACATAGGTGGTGGGGTACATTCTGCCACAAATACATCCAAGAGGAATGCCTATGGGTAAGAAGGCATTTATAATTAATTGAGATCTAAACACATGGCTTATTTTGTTGTTTAGTTTGCTCCACATTTCATTGCTCCTCGTTATGGTGCATTTGAGCGAAGGTTAAGTTAGAGAAGTCAGAAGTcagtaagaaagaaggaaaggagaaaaaggatagAAAAGGAGAGGCAAGTAGTTGAGTGGGGCTGTAGTTGTGACTGTTTATTTTGAGTTGTGTGTACCACTGGAGGCTGATTCTTCCTGAATGTTGTATTTTTCTGATGGGACTCTCCAGGGTGGCTCAGGATAATagcaactctctctctctctctctctctctctgagccttTGGGTAAAAGTGAATAGATGGTTGCTGTTTCAGTTCATTGGAGGACTTCAGAAGCAAGCTGGCATTGAAttgggtggtgggtggtgggtaaGGAAGAGAGACTGGAATTATCCTGAAGGAGTCTGAAATTTCTAAATAGGTAGGGATCTCTCACATAGGATCCGTAGACACCTGAAGGTATGCATATTTCTGGGGAGACCAAAAGGGTTAAAAACTGCTCTAAAGCTTAGCTGTTGTCTCTAAAGTATATACGTAATTATGCTTTGCTAGGATGGGACAATAGGCCACTCAATGAAGAAATGTGAATGATCTGTCTTTGGGCATATTAGGAGGTCCAGACCATAAGCTAGGGTCCCACACAGGATGAGTAAAGATGTTACTGCGAAGGACAGGAGGCATAGAAGTAAATAAATGTGATCTGTTAGTGAATAAGGACAGAGCTGTGGGTTTGTACCATTAATCGGATCTGTTCTTGTTTCCTTAGCCTCTGAGGCAAGGTTGCGAGGTCTTGCTGTTAAAACCCTAATCGAGGTGTGTGTTAGTTTTCTAGGACTGCTGTAACGAAGTACTACACGTTGGGCAGCTTGAAACAAACTTACTGGGTCacggttctggaagctggaagtccgatgaaggtgtcagcagggccttGTGCCTTCTGAAACCTCAAGAGAAGatcccttccttgcctcttcccagcttctggtggctgccagcaatCTTGGtggtccttggcttgtggctgcgtagctaatctctgccttcatctgtATATAACCTTCCTCATGTGTCCTGTCTCCACATTGTCTTCCTCTGAGGGTACCAGCCATTGGGCGTAGGGTGTAtgctaatccagtatgacctcatcttaactaattatatctgcgaagaccctatttccaaataaggtcacgttctgGAGTTCCAGGTAGACGTGAATTTTGGGGGAAGATTATTCAATCCAGTATGGACCTATCTTTTTGGACTGCTATGTTGTTTGGGGTTTAAGACTATATGGTGGAATAGAAGTGGTAGATAGAGTTGATGAcaaaggaagtggagaaaagacagaagaTAGGGCTtcagaaatggttaagatgggtgGAGGCATAGAAGTttaaaatgaggggtgcctgtctggctcagttggtagagcacgtgactcctAATCTTGGGGTGGTaagttcgaaccccatgttgggtgtagagatgacttaaaatcttacaaaaataagTTGAAGATGATATTCTcttaaatgaaatgtaaattatcTTTGCAGTCAAGGTATCAAAGGCTCTAGTTTCAGGAATAGGGAGGGTGTTTCTgacctttctgtttccttcttggTGTAATTCCTTAGTTCTGCTTTCCTGATTTAAGAAACAGAGCCttcagcctgggtggctcagtcagttgagcgtctggctcttgattttggctcaggtcatgatctcatgagatctcacgagatcaagccctgtgtcaggctccatgctggagtgtggggcctgcttaagagtctctctctccctctgccaccccccccatctcactcattgtctctctctctctccaaaaaaaaaaagaaacagcttcaAAATAACCAACCaatctcaccccctcccccaattgCAAACAATTCCCACAGCTAACTTGTATGACTTCATAAAGGAAGTAGCTTACAATAGTCATGTAATGCTGGCCCAGAGATTTTCCCCCTATTTCTCATCTGAATCATGAAGCCACTTTATATAGTATTCATTGTATCATGGCTTCATGATACTAGCTAGTTTcgtttcattttctctgtctaGAGCTGAAGTGAGATGAGGAAAATACCTCTACTTTATGAAGGGGTCCAAGGATCCCTGTGATAGGGTTTTAGTTGGGTCGGCTATTCCAGACTTAAAGCAGGCCCAGAATTCCATGCACTCTGGAACTTAAGGGTACTTGGAGGGGATtctagtggttgccaggagggGTCTAGACTCAACTAGCttatgatgatgattatttttttttaaggatttatttacttgagagagagcacagagggagaggggcaggagagagaagcagactccgcgctgagtagggagcccaacgagggcttgatcccaggaccccaagatcatgacctgagcggaaggcagacttttatttattttttttgaagattttatttatttatttgacagagacagagacagtgagagcaggaacacaagcgggagtgggagagggagaagcaggcttcctgctgagcagggagcccgacgtgggactcgatcccaggaccctgggatcatgacccgagccgaaggcagatgcttagcgactgagccacccaggcgccctaaaggcagacttttaaccaactgagccacccaggcgccctggttatTCTTTCTTAGTCCCTTAAAAATGTGATGAATATCCTAGAACTTGGCTGACTATAAAAACATCTGGCTTATAGCCAAAGTGTTTTCCAGGTAGCTTCCTACCTGCAGGTATCCAAAAATctaaatcaggggtgcctgggtggctcagtcagttaagtgtctgcctttggctcaggtaatgattccagggtcctgggatcaagccccccatcgagctccctgctcacagggagcctgcttctccctctcctgcctggttaccccccttgcttgtgcagagagcacaagctctctttctgtcaaataaaatcttaaaaaaaaaaatctaaatcagaGACTATCTACCCCAGCTCCCTCAAAGCCTGGGAAAGGAGACCAGAAAGAACCACAAGCTGGGGCATTGGTCACAGAAAATGAAGGCATCCAAGTTATCAAAAGCAGGTAATAATAACGTCAAGAAAGTATGTTCCGAGAACTTGAATACAAATTTAGAGAATATACAAGAAGTTTTAATCCACATAGTTCTTAAGGTGAAATCTTCCTCAGGGCAGATAATAAGTCAGGGTGTGAGTCATCTCTCTTCAGCTGGAATGACAAGAGACCCAGACCTTGGCACTAGAGATTCAAGGGTTATCCACACCCACATTCCTTTTCATGCCTCACCTGTCCCAGGTATGCACTAAAACTCCAGCTAAAAATAACTACAGAAACTCGATCTCTGGGAAATAGCACTGAACAGTCTAACCCTAAAGTGAAGAGCTGGTTTGTGCCAAATagaagagagacaggaagaaaatgGGCTCATGTGGGACCATGTAATCTCTAGGATGTGGGCCCTgatgtctgtttttattcttgGAAGTTTTAATCTGCTCACAGCCATCCCTCCACCTGATACCTCTGTTAACCTGCGGATGCCATCTAGGGGCTGACAGAAACCAGAAGGATGGGGGAATGCAATGGAGTGTGGCAAAATGTTAGTCAAGAGACCTgttgacttgctgtgtgacctcgtgGGAGTTACTGAATCTTGATTTCTCTCATTTGTTAATATGGAAGTAAGAGAATCTATCCCATCTGCCTCCCAGAGTTTTGCAcctagtttttgttttgcatttttaaattctgtcatCGCCCTCCCTTCCAGTATCTGCTATATCCCATCTACTGTGCCTGGTACCAGGAAGACAGTTCTGAAAAAAAGTTAGATGTTCCCTTTGCTGAACTCAGCCTTAGGTGAATGCAGTCTTAGCAATGTACTGTGATTATGCTTGCCtagagggcagggactgtggctTATTCATGGATGCAATTTTAACAACTTGTagggcccagcacacagcaaATGTTCAATATCTGTCATTTTCTGGAACATACTGTGTTTCGGCAACTTTACGTGTGTGGTCTCTAGTTCCTTGAACAATCCTGAAGAAAGGTAGATATTACTGTTCACATTATAAGCTGTGGGGCCAGATGGTCAAATCTGCTCCTTACTAGCTCTGGGACCTTTGACAAGTTATTCAAACTTTCTGTGTTTCAGTATTATCTGAAGAAATGCAGATAGCAATATACCTACGTTACAaggttgtgaggtttaaatgggGTAGACTGGCTCATCATATGATTAGTATGTGTTAGCCATTATGAGtatattat from Halichoerus grypus chromosome 6, mHalGry1.hap1.1, whole genome shotgun sequence harbors:
- the DDX47 gene encoding putative ATP-dependent RNA helicase DDX47 gives rise to the protein MAAPEEHDSATEALQPAVQEEETKTFKDLGVTDVLCEACDQLGWTKPTKIQIEAIPLALQGRDIIGLAETGSGKTGAFALPILNALLETPQRLFALVLTPTRELAFQISEQFEALGSSIGVQSAVIVGGIDSMSQSLALAKKPHIIIATPGRLIDHLENTKGFNLRALKYLVMDEADRILNMDFETEVDKILKVIPRDRKTFLFSATMTKKVQKLQRAALKNPVKCAVSSKYQTVEKLQQYYLFIPSKFKDTYLVYILNELAGNSFMIFCSTCNNTQRTALLLRNLGFTAIPLHGQMSQSKRLGSLNKFKAKARSILLATDVASRGLDIPHVDVVVNFDIPTHSKDYIHRVGRTARAGRSGKAITFVTQYDVELFQRIEHLIGKKLPVFPTQDDEVMMLAERVTEAQRFARMELREHGEKKKRTREDAGDNDDTEGAMGVRNKVAGGKMKKRKGR